In Arthrobacter ramosus, one DNA window encodes the following:
- a CDS encoding alpha/beta hydrolase, translating to MKRHKYYYGQHSSQWGELFVPDSLQPHRTRPDGVVVVIHGGYWRSQYGAELGEPIARDLAAHGIAAWNLEYRRAGNGGGWPHTFEDVLDGIDHLGEIAGKHELNLNKVVALGHSAGGHLAVWAAGREKLSKIGAPDADRQLHRHDNGAAVRLTGVVSQSGLLNLADAERLNLSNGAVDNLMGGDSVRYPKRHIYADPMRSLPLAVPVFAVHAASDEDVPCSQSEAYVAAATASGGAAQFLKVPGDHFDLIDPRAVAYKKCRELVQRLLV from the coding sequence ATGAAGCGGCACAAGTACTACTACGGCCAGCACTCCAGCCAATGGGGCGAGCTGTTCGTACCAGATTCGCTGCAGCCACACCGCACTCGACCCGACGGAGTGGTGGTGGTGATCCACGGAGGCTATTGGCGCTCCCAGTACGGCGCGGAACTCGGTGAGCCGATTGCCAGGGACCTCGCTGCGCATGGAATAGCCGCCTGGAACCTTGAATACCGGAGGGCAGGAAACGGTGGCGGCTGGCCGCATACGTTCGAAGATGTCCTCGACGGGATCGACCATCTGGGCGAGATTGCCGGCAAGCATGAACTCAATCTGAACAAAGTGGTGGCGCTGGGACACTCCGCAGGCGGCCATCTCGCGGTCTGGGCAGCGGGGCGGGAAAAACTCTCCAAGATCGGCGCCCCGGACGCCGACCGGCAGCTCCATCGGCATGACAACGGCGCGGCAGTCCGGCTGACCGGCGTCGTGAGCCAATCCGGTCTGCTGAACCTGGCCGACGCCGAGCGGCTCAACCTGAGCAACGGCGCCGTCGACAACCTCATGGGTGGCGACTCGGTGAGATACCCCAAACGGCATATCTATGCGGACCCCATGAGGTCGCTGCCTCTCGCCGTTCCCGTCTTCGCAGTCCACGCCGCATCGGACGAGGATGTCCCGTGCAGCCAGTCCGAGGCTTATGTTGCCGCAGCCACGGCTTCCGGGGGCGCGGCCCAGTTCCTCAAGGTGCCCGGCGACCATTTCGACCTGATCGACCCCAGGGCCGTTGCGTACAAGAAGTGCCGGGAGTTGGTGCAGCGGCTGCTGGTGTGA
- a CDS encoding GTP pyrophosphokinase, producing the protein MASNWDSLDPQLRESVQANVELYERVRPALKLVTRDVLLTLRDMLKNSESVPLFVTGRTKTVESFREKISRTEVPLEGGPRVLKFPDPFRTLNDMVGLRVITKLPAENAAVANLIKRQRQLFDCRGDLEKDIGSIESGTYGYSSRHLILRTIQNESVKAYQQVFNPDIPPNGSYFFECQIRTVFAHAWSEIEHDIRFKAEDPRAWTPHFDRQFTATAAMLETVESAFADLHERYEEVRGYWDLDGEGSMPLTPNRVRDVWRTLLPHVDRKVDDDWGWAAELLAAHGLNKTVELAGLLSANRITEVRKALDHRYSPGPDRLLDDLLLWQYGTEHIDLTAEAPDVAPHPRRDSLQRRLKQIERYRLTNS; encoded by the coding sequence ATGGCTAGCAATTGGGACAGCTTGGATCCTCAGCTGCGCGAATCAGTACAGGCAAACGTTGAGCTTTACGAGCGCGTCCGTCCTGCGCTGAAACTCGTCACCCGCGACGTCCTGTTGACCCTGCGGGACATGCTCAAGAACAGCGAGTCCGTGCCCCTCTTCGTCACGGGACGCACCAAGACGGTCGAATCTTTCCGAGAGAAGATTTCCCGCACCGAGGTGCCCCTGGAGGGGGGTCCGCGGGTGCTGAAGTTCCCCGACCCGTTCCGGACCCTGAACGACATGGTGGGGCTGCGCGTCATCACCAAGCTTCCGGCCGAGAACGCCGCGGTTGCCAACCTGATCAAGCGCCAGCGCCAGCTTTTCGATTGCCGCGGCGACCTTGAGAAGGACATCGGCTCCATCGAGTCCGGCACCTACGGATACTCGAGCCGCCACCTTATCCTCCGCACCATCCAGAACGAGTCCGTGAAGGCATACCAGCAGGTCTTCAATCCGGACATTCCGCCAAACGGCAGCTACTTCTTCGAATGCCAGATCCGTACGGTCTTTGCGCACGCCTGGAGCGAGATCGAACACGACATCCGCTTCAAGGCTGAGGATCCGCGCGCCTGGACGCCGCATTTCGACCGCCAGTTCACCGCCACGGCGGCAATGCTCGAAACCGTGGAGAGCGCCTTCGCCGACCTCCACGAGCGCTACGAGGAAGTCCGCGGCTACTGGGATCTCGATGGCGAGGGTTCCATGCCCCTCACCCCAAATCGCGTGCGGGACGTTTGGCGGACGCTGCTTCCCCACGTTGACCGTAAAGTTGATGACGACTGGGGTTGGGCTGCGGAGCTCCTTGCGGCCCACGGACTGAACAAGACCGTGGAACTCGCCGGACTCCTCAGCGCCAACCGGATCACCGAGGTCCGCAAAGCCCTGGACCACCGTTACTCCCCTGGACCGGACCGCCTCCTGGATGACCTCCTGCTGTGGCAGTACGGCACTGAACACATCGACCTCACCGCTGAGGCGCCCGACGTCGCCCCCCACCCCCGGCGGGACAGCCTCCAGCGGCGTCTCAAGCAGATTGAGCGGTACCGCCTGACCAACAGCTAA
- a CDS encoding SulP family inorganic anion transporter codes for MTPEQLQSLRYTLRSPRRLKTEALAGLVVALALIPEAIAFSVIAGVDPRIGLFASFTMGVTTAIVGGRPAMISAATGAVALVIAPVMKDHGINYLIATVILAGVFQIVLAVLGVTRLMRFIPRSVMVGFVNALAILVFMAQLPELIGVPWMVYPIVAVGLLIVFGLPRITTAVPAPLVAVVALTLVTALSGIRVPTVHDKGELPNSLPGFFLPNVPLTWETFQTIAPFALSMALVGLLESLMTAKLVDDITDTRSNKTRVSWGQGIANIVTGFLGGLGGCAVIGQTMINVKGSGARSRLSTFLAGAFLLVLVVVLGDVVGMIPMAALVAVMIFVSLITFDWHSIRPTTFRRLPKSETGVMLVTVIVVVATHNLAIGVGAGVLTAMVLFARRVAHFATVERSEVELNGRTVASYTVDGELFFASSNDLYTQFDYAKDSLEGIDRVVIDLHASHIWDASTVAVLDSVTEKYRRHGREVELIGLNAASVRMRERLAGKLNAG; via the coding sequence ATGACACCCGAGCAGCTCCAGTCCCTCCGTTACACCCTGCGCTCGCCCCGGAGGCTCAAGACGGAAGCACTGGCCGGCTTAGTGGTGGCACTTGCGCTCATTCCAGAGGCCATCGCGTTCTCCGTGATCGCCGGCGTGGATCCACGGATCGGGCTCTTCGCGTCTTTCACCATGGGAGTCACCACGGCGATCGTAGGTGGCCGGCCCGCCATGATTTCCGCGGCCACCGGCGCCGTCGCGCTCGTGATTGCCCCGGTCATGAAGGATCACGGGATCAACTACTTGATCGCAACGGTCATCCTGGCCGGGGTCTTCCAAATCGTCCTGGCAGTCCTGGGTGTCACGCGGCTCATGCGCTTCATTCCGCGTTCGGTCATGGTCGGATTCGTGAACGCCTTGGCCATTCTGGTGTTCATGGCCCAGTTGCCCGAGCTGATCGGGGTTCCCTGGATGGTCTACCCGATTGTGGCTGTGGGGCTACTGATCGTCTTCGGTCTGCCCAGAATCACGACGGCGGTGCCCGCGCCGTTGGTGGCGGTCGTCGCCCTCACCCTCGTCACGGCGCTGTCCGGGATCCGCGTCCCGACGGTGCATGACAAGGGCGAACTCCCGAACAGCCTTCCCGGTTTCTTCCTGCCTAACGTGCCTTTGACCTGGGAGACCTTCCAGACGATTGCCCCGTTCGCTTTGTCCATGGCGCTCGTGGGCCTCCTGGAGTCCCTCATGACGGCCAAGCTCGTGGACGACATCACGGACACCCGCTCCAACAAGACCCGGGTCTCATGGGGCCAGGGCATTGCCAACATCGTCACTGGTTTCCTGGGTGGTTTGGGCGGCTGCGCCGTGATTGGCCAGACCATGATCAACGTGAAGGGTTCGGGTGCCCGCAGCCGGCTGTCGACGTTCCTGGCCGGAGCGTTCCTGCTGGTGCTTGTGGTGGTACTCGGGGACGTGGTCGGCATGATTCCCATGGCCGCTCTGGTGGCTGTGATGATCTTCGTTTCCCTCATCACCTTTGACTGGCATTCGATCCGGCCCACGACGTTCAGGCGACTCCCGAAGTCCGAGACCGGCGTCATGCTCGTGACGGTGATTGTGGTGGTGGCGACGCACAACCTGGCCATCGGAGTAGGAGCCGGCGTTCTCACGGCCATGGTGCTGTTTGCCCGCCGAGTGGCGCATTTCGCCACGGTGGAACGGAGCGAAGTCGAGCTCAACGGCAGGACCGTGGCGAGCTACACGGTTGATGGCGAGTTGTTCTTCGCTTCCTCCAACGACCTCTACACGCAGTTCGACTATGCGAAGGATTCCTTGGAGGGAATCGATCGCGTGGTCATCGATCTGCACGCTTCGCATATCTGGGATGCCTCCACCGTTGCCGTACTGGATTCCGTTACCGAAAAATACCGCCGGCACGGCCGGGAGGTGGAGCTGATTGGCCTCAACGCCGCGAGCGTCCGGATGCGCGAACGGCTCGCGGGCAAGCTCAACGCAGGCTAA
- a CDS encoding LacI family DNA-binding transcriptional regulator produces MGLGAKPTIRDVAKSAGVSLTTVSYVLSGRLGGTTRISEATQERVQAAAKELGYVPNQAARGMRRGKTDLVAIAIGDLEWPWDRALATAAARILPQHGYQPVILIGEGWRRFMLSGGADGAIIGALPPGTLLDLTVGELARRGVAQVIISDTMQPAGFDVLAPGSAGGTPEPEALEGAVTLLLDRLAGRTIGTGTTMAAPWEFKTP; encoded by the coding sequence ATGGGACTTGGAGCGAAGCCGACCATCCGGGACGTCGCCAAGAGCGCCGGCGTTTCCCTCACTACCGTGTCCTATGTCTTGTCCGGGCGACTCGGTGGCACCACCCGCATCAGCGAAGCAACACAAGAGCGCGTCCAGGCCGCGGCCAAGGAACTTGGTTACGTACCGAACCAGGCGGCCCGCGGAATGCGCCGCGGCAAGACCGACCTCGTGGCGATTGCCATCGGAGACCTGGAATGGCCGTGGGACCGGGCCCTGGCAACGGCCGCCGCACGCATTTTGCCCCAGCATGGCTACCAGCCCGTGATCCTCATCGGCGAAGGGTGGCGGCGGTTCATGCTCTCCGGCGGTGCCGACGGCGCCATCATCGGGGCTCTCCCGCCCGGCACCCTTCTTGACCTCACGGTGGGCGAGCTGGCCCGGCGCGGAGTAGCACAAGTCATCATTTCGGACACCATGCAGCCTGCCGGATTCGATGTCCTGGCCCCCGGATCCGCGGGCGGTACCCCGGAGCCCGAAGCCCTCGAAGGCGCTGTCACCCTGCTTCTGGACCGGCTCGCCGGACGCACCATTGGAACGGGGACCACGATGGCCGCGCCTTGGGAGTTCAAGACTCCGTAG